One window of Phycisphaeraceae bacterium genomic DNA carries:
- a CDS encoding ABC transporter permease, whose translation MRLLPFAYAVRNLGRSPSRLFLSVAGAAMVVLLILVAGGFVNGMSRALKATGGEHNVILMGAGSEESVERSEIEAGVPGVLAASVSGIRTRAGVAYVSPEVHVMLPVRVGPSQSAANPQSRAESVVAEGSGGSRVPRPKGRQVMMRGVTPAASLVHESVSLTEGRWPESGADEVMVGRMTGTVLGISESDVQVGKALVIDGRPWTIVGRFSAPGTVVEAEVWLPLADLMTATKRETISCVVLTLDPYNEATGEGADFGDIAAFTKTRPDLELVPMTEREYYGKLASFFGPIKIVAWVTAGLIAVGGLFGGLNTMYAAFASRIRELGTLQSIGYRRLAIVWSMIQESTLATAAGGLLACAVGVFLLDGLAVRFSMGAFGLLIDETVIGLGLLTGLALGVAGALPPAIRCLRPTIPVALKAV comes from the coding sequence ATGAGACTTCTTCCGTTCGCATACGCCGTCCGCAATCTGGGCCGTTCGCCCTCGCGGCTCTTCCTCTCTGTCGCCGGGGCGGCGATGGTTGTACTGCTCATCCTGGTCGCGGGCGGGTTCGTCAACGGTATGAGTCGGGCGCTCAAGGCCACGGGCGGGGAGCACAACGTCATCCTCATGGGCGCGGGGAGCGAGGAGAGCGTCGAGCGCTCCGAGATCGAGGCGGGCGTGCCGGGTGTGCTCGCGGCCAGCGTCTCGGGCATCCGCACGCGTGCCGGTGTGGCCTATGTCTCGCCTGAGGTTCATGTGATGCTCCCAGTCCGTGTGGGTCCGTCGCAGAGCGCGGCGAACCCGCAGAGCAGGGCTGAATCGGTGGTTGCGGAGGGGTCGGGCGGCTCCAGGGTTCCCAGGCCGAAAGGACGGCAGGTGATGATGCGAGGCGTCACTCCCGCGGCGTCGCTGGTCCACGAGTCGGTGTCGTTGACCGAGGGGCGATGGCCCGAATCGGGAGCGGATGAGGTGATGGTCGGTCGCATGACGGGGACGGTACTGGGCATCTCGGAGAGCGATGTGCAAGTCGGCAAGGCGCTGGTGATCGACGGCAGGCCGTGGACGATCGTCGGGCGCTTCAGCGCGCCGGGGACGGTTGTCGAGGCCGAGGTGTGGCTCCCGCTGGCAGACCTCATGACGGCAACCAAACGCGAGACCATTTCGTGCGTGGTCCTCACGCTCGACCCCTACAACGAGGCGACGGGCGAAGGGGCCGACTTCGGTGATATCGCGGCCTTTACCAAGACCCGGCCGGACCTCGAACTGGTGCCCATGACCGAGCGCGAGTACTACGGAAAACTGGCGAGCTTTTTCGGGCCCATCAAGATTGTCGCGTGGGTGACGGCGGGGCTGATCGCCGTCGGCGGGCTCTTCGGCGGGCTGAACACGATGTACGCCGCGTTCGCCTCGCGCATCCGCGAACTGGGGACGCTGCAATCCATCGGCTACCGGCGGCTGGCGATCGTCTGGTCGATGATCCAGGAATCGACGCTGGCGACGGCGGCGGGTGGGCTGCTCGCGTGCGCGGTGGGCGTGTTCCTGCTCGACGGGCTGGCGGTGCGGTTCTCGATGGGGGCGTTCGGGCTGCTGATCGACGAGACGGTGATCGGGCTGGGGCTGCTGACGGGCCTGGCCCTGGGCGTCGCGGGCGCGTTGCCCCCGGCGATTCGTTGTCTGAGGCCGACGATCCCTGTCGCGCTCAAGGCGGTGTGA
- a CDS encoding efflux RND transporter periplasmic adaptor subunit: protein MATTQTDLRALRRAPQPTQSDSIPRPQPAGSTTVIARPKARWATRLLIPAVVLLATGGLLAYAARDALQTRLAVHVAAAIPKSGVGAADAGAVPVSAGSSEESPSDAPLGPVAVQAPGWIEPAPYAVSVPALAEGVVREVLVLEGERIEAGQVVARLIDEDARLTLRAADAAVAERNTDVARARAALATAESQVEVERTAAAELRDEVTRKRELVAVGGLSEGTFRRMEIRLGGLEAKIATAEKMVNEARAALAQAESAHAAAHVLHDEAALRLERMEVRSPVAGVVLARLVEPGSRISMSGKGGESASASGMTGAILRVYDPAKLQVRVDVPLADTAKVSVGTRATVSTEALSDRTFSGVVSRVVHEANIQRNTVQFKVALDAPSPVLKPEMLTRVKLHAPAAASQRHSGGGIGGPSTGDGGGGDSLLLVPTAAVAAIGDGRGQVWVVDTSGGSPVARRRDIMTTPAADEGFTAVTSGLRLTDRIILDPPAPPAIKDGTRLKVLGERTTAPSEPASSTP from the coding sequence ATGGCTACCACGCAGACCGACCTGCGGGCGCTCCGTCGAGCCCCGCAGCCCACCCAATCAGATTCCATACCAAGGCCACAGCCTGCGGGCAGCACCACCGTCATCGCGCGCCCTAAGGCGCGATGGGCGACGCGCCTGCTCATTCCCGCCGTCGTGCTGCTCGCGACGGGCGGCCTGCTGGCCTATGCCGCCCGCGATGCGCTCCAGACACGGCTTGCGGTCCACGTCGCCGCCGCGATTCCGAAGAGTGGCGTCGGGGCGGCGGACGCCGGGGCCGTTCCGGTCTCGGCGGGCAGTTCGGAAGAGTCCCCATCCGATGCGCCGCTCGGCCCCGTCGCGGTACAGGCCCCAGGGTGGATCGAACCGGCACCCTACGCGGTCAGCGTCCCCGCGCTGGCCGAGGGCGTGGTGCGCGAAGTGTTGGTTCTCGAGGGCGAGCGCATCGAAGCCGGTCAGGTCGTCGCCCGGCTCATCGACGAGGATGCGCGTCTAACGCTGCGCGCCGCCGATGCGGCCGTCGCGGAACGCAACACGGATGTGGCCCGGGCTCGGGCGGCGCTCGCGACCGCCGAGTCGCAGGTCGAGGTTGAGAGGACCGCCGCCGCCGAACTGCGCGATGAGGTGACACGCAAACGCGAGTTGGTCGCTGTGGGCGGCCTGAGCGAGGGGACGTTCCGGCGGATGGAGATCCGCCTTGGGGGGCTGGAGGCCAAGATCGCCACGGCGGAAAAGATGGTGAACGAAGCACGGGCCGCTCTCGCCCAAGCGGAGTCGGCCCACGCCGCGGCGCATGTGCTGCACGACGAGGCCGCGCTGCGGCTGGAGCGGATGGAGGTGCGTTCGCCGGTCGCGGGCGTGGTGCTCGCCCGGTTGGTCGAGCCGGGCTCTCGCATCAGCATGAGCGGCAAGGGCGGCGAATCAGCCTCTGCCAGCGGCATGACGGGCGCGATCCTCCGCGTCTACGACCCCGCGAAACTCCAGGTGCGTGTGGACGTGCCGCTGGCCGACACCGCCAAGGTGAGCGTGGGCACACGCGCGACCGTCAGCACCGAGGCGCTCTCCGACCGGACCTTCAGCGGCGTGGTGTCGAGAGTCGTACACGAGGCCAACATCCAGCGGAACACCGTGCAGTTCAAGGTCGCGCTCGACGCGCCATCGCCCGTTCTCAAGCCCGAGATGCTCACCCGCGTCAAACTCCACGCACCCGCGGCGGCTTCTCAGCGGCACTCGGGCGGCGGCATCGGCGGCCCTTCCACCGGCGACGGCGGCGGGGGAGACTCGTTGCTTCTGGTCCCGACGGCCGCCGTTGCTGCGATCGGCGATGGGCGAGGCCAGGTCTGGGTCGTAGATACTTCCGGCGGAAGCCCGGTGGCCCGCCGCCGCGACATCATGACGACGCCCGCGGCAGACGAGGGTTTCACCGCCGTGACAAGCGGACTCCGGCTCACCGACCGCATCATCCTGGATCCGCCCGCCCCACCCGCAATCAAGGACGGCACGCGGCTCAAGGTTCTGGGCGAACGCACCACCGCACCTTCGGAGCCCGCATCTTCAACCCCGTAA
- a CDS encoding heavy metal translocating P-type ATPase, protein MPTATTIFIIAQLDCAAEEQVLQKAVGGMAGVALVECNVVTRRMTVTHDAAAVTGEAIAARVRSVGMTPTIIAAPGTGGAAAGAHGSGAHAEGSPAGADCGGAACATDAARVGPVDDARSWWIKYGPFILSGVLAAGAEAAYFAGVKETSWPIIAMSLASMLLGGRDTFFKGWIALKTFTLNINFLMCVAVIGGMFIGAWPEIALVVFLFGLAELIEKKALDRARDSVRGLMAMAPDEASIKQPDGSWRTTDAGAVPVGAVVQVKPGERLALDGVVVAGESSVNQAPVTGESVPVDKKVGDKVFAGTINESGVLEFKTTGGKDQTTLAKIIRTVQEAQGSRAPTQRFVDNFARVYTPIVCVVAVLVAVVPWLAFGQPFYPWLYKALVLLVIACPCALVISTPVTVVSGLTAAAKRGILIKGGVHLENGRKLKVVALDKTGTITEGKPRVTDVQPIGGASKDEVLRIAASLDALSQHPVALAVVAAWSGERASVEAFKSLTGRGVEGRIDGAAYFVGNHRLAEERQVCSPEVEAVLAGFEVQGKTTVVVASASTVLGVIAVADTPRESSVEAIKSLHDMGIKTLMLSGDNQSTASAIAKTVGIDEARGGMLPEDKLAEIERLTKEHGDAIGMVGDGVNDAPALAKSTIGFAMGAAGTDTALETADVALMQDDLRGLPEFVLLSRRTGAILTQNIALAVGIKVVFFALTLGGWGTMWMAVIADVGASLLVVGNGLRLLGWRTGPVATLGSNKGRSPA, encoded by the coding sequence ATGCCCACTGCCACGACCATTTTCATCATCGCCCAACTCGACTGCGCTGCCGAGGAGCAGGTGCTGCAGAAGGCCGTGGGCGGGATGGCGGGCGTGGCGCTCGTGGAGTGCAACGTCGTCACGCGGCGGATGACCGTCACGCACGATGCGGCGGCGGTGACCGGCGAGGCGATCGCGGCCAGGGTGCGTTCGGTGGGGATGACGCCGACGATCATCGCGGCCCCGGGCACTGGCGGCGCAGCGGCGGGGGCGCACGGCTCGGGCGCGCACGCGGAGGGCTCGCCCGCCGGGGCCGATTGCGGGGGCGCGGCGTGCGCGACCGATGCCGCGCGGGTGGGGCCGGTCGATGATGCGCGGTCGTGGTGGATCAAGTACGGGCCGTTCATCCTCTCGGGCGTGCTGGCGGCGGGGGCGGAGGCGGCGTACTTCGCGGGCGTGAAGGAGACCTCGTGGCCGATCATCGCGATGTCGCTCGCGTCGATGCTGCTGGGGGGCCGCGACACATTCTTCAAGGGCTGGATCGCGCTCAAGACCTTCACGCTCAACATCAACTTTCTCATGTGCGTGGCGGTCATCGGCGGGATGTTCATCGGCGCGTGGCCGGAGATCGCGCTGGTGGTCTTCCTCTTCGGCCTCGCCGAACTGATCGAGAAGAAGGCCCTTGACCGCGCTCGCGATTCGGTGCGGGGGCTGATGGCGATGGCCCCCGACGAGGCGAGCATCAAGCAGCCGGATGGTTCGTGGCGCACGACCGACGCGGGCGCGGTGCCCGTGGGCGCGGTTGTGCAGGTGAAACCCGGCGAGCGGCTCGCGCTCGACGGCGTGGTGGTCGCGGGCGAATCGAGCGTCAACCAGGCCCCGGTCACGGGCGAGAGCGTGCCGGTAGACAAAAAGGTCGGCGACAAAGTCTTCGCCGGGACCATCAACGAGTCCGGCGTGCTGGAGTTCAAGACCACCGGCGGCAAGGACCAGACCACCCTCGCCAAGATCATCAGAACCGTACAGGAGGCCCAAGGCAGCCGCGCCCCGACGCAGCGGTTCGTGGACAACTTCGCACGGGTCTACACGCCCATCGTGTGTGTCGTCGCGGTGCTGGTCGCGGTCGTGCCGTGGTTGGCGTTCGGCCAGCCGTTCTATCCGTGGCTCTACAAGGCGCTGGTGCTGCTCGTCATCGCGTGCCCGTGCGCCCTGGTCATCTCAACGCCGGTGACGGTCGTGAGCGGCCTGACGGCGGCGGCAAAGCGGGGCATCCTCATCAAGGGCGGCGTCCACTTGGAGAACGGCCGCAAGTTGAAGGTGGTGGCGCTCGACAAGACCGGGACGATCACCGAGGGCAAGCCGCGTGTGACCGATGTGCAGCCAATCGGCGGCGCGAGCAAGGATGAAGTCCTCCGTATCGCCGCGAGCCTCGACGCGCTCTCGCAGCACCCGGTGGCTCTTGCGGTTGTGGCGGCGTGGAGCGGCGAGCGTGCGAGCGTTGAGGCGTTCAAGTCGCTCACGGGCCGGGGCGTCGAGGGCCGCATCGACGGGGCGGCGTACTTCGTCGGCAACCACCGCCTCGCCGAGGAGCGGCAGGTCTGCTCGCCGGAAGTCGAGGCGGTGCTGGCGGGCTTCGAGGTGCAGGGCAAGACGACGGTGGTTGTCGCGTCGGCGAGCACGGTGCTTGGAGTGATCGCGGTCGCGGACACGCCCCGCGAGAGCAGCGTCGAAGCGATCAAATCGCTGCACGACATGGGCATCAAGACGCTCATGCTTTCGGGAGACAATCAATCCACCGCGTCGGCCATAGCCAAGACGGTCGGCATCGACGAGGCCCGCGGCGGGATGCTCCCCGAGGACAAACTCGCGGAGATTGAACGCCTCACGAAGGAGCACGGGGACGCGATCGGCATGGTCGGCGACGGTGTGAACGACGCCCCCGCCCTCGCCAAGTCCACCATCGGCTTCGCAATGGGCGCGGCGGGGACCGATACCGCACTCGAAACCGCCGACGTGGCCCTCATGCAGGATGACCTTCGGGGGCTCCCCGAGTTCGTCCTGCTCTCCCGACGCACCGGCGCGATCCTGACCCAAAACATCGCACTGGCAGTCGGCATCAAGGTCGTCTTCTTCGCGCTGACCCTGGGCGGGTGGGGGACGATGTGGATGGCCGTCATTGCGGACGTCGGGGCGAGCCTCCTCGTCGTCGGGAATGGGCTGCGGCTGTTGGGGTGGCGGACGGGTCCGGTGGCGACGCTGGGGTCGAACAAGGGTCGGAGCCCCGCGTAA
- a CDS encoding CusA/CzcA family heavy metal efflux RND transporter: protein MLESLLHFSIKNRWLVVILTAVVAAVGFFQLQKLPIDAVPDITNNQVQINAVAASLSPFEVEQQVTFPMENALAGIPGLQYTRSLSRNGFSQVTAVFDDGVDIYFARQQVGERLREAGGSLPPGVETLMGPIATGLGEVYMYTVEYEHPHGKGAKIEDGKVGWQSDGSYLSPEGRRLKSEVELASYLREVQDWIIRPQLKGVKDVAGVDAIGGFVKQYHVQPDPMKLVSYGLTFHNVIEALEKNNVSTGAGYVEHKGESYLVRATGRIQSIEEIESIVLGTRNGVPVYVRDVVRPGGVGLGRELRTGSASENGEDVVVGTAIMLIGANSRTVSAAVDAKMATIQRSLPEGIKAKTVLNRTKLVDATISTVKKNLLEGAILVIVVLLLMLGNWRAAIICGLAIPLSMLMTATGMVQTRVSGNLMSLGAIDFGLIVDGAVIIVENCLRRLAEEQHHKGRLLTLQERLHIVFDASKEVRKATAFGEAIIITVYFPILALSGVEGKMFHPMAITVILALIAAFILSLTFIPAMVALCITGKVTEKDMFLVRWAKVIYEPVVRWAVKLRYAVVVTAVVLFVGSLALFTRLGQEFVPTLDEKDIAMHAMRIASTGITQSQKMQYDVEKTVSSFPEVAFVYSKTGTAELASDPMPPNVSDTFIIFKDKSQWRSEAELDKLIAQKTEEMEKMGSHGDAHAGHDDHGAGGAEGGEEDAHAHGPPPEGHKGKVQRLLELTLQTVPGNNYEFTQPIQMRFNELISGVRGDVAVKVYGDDFASMQKTAASVLATLQSVPGAADAKVEQTEGLPVMTVEPDRAALARYGLNVSDVQEVVAVAMGGREAGLVFEGDRRFDLVVRLPDDLRGKIDMLDRLPIPLPRGEGEPKQAVQLASIDGGTGLLQGQEEMGFVPLGVVAKVEIAEGVNQISRENGKRRIVVQCNVRGRDLGSFVNEAQVKMAQVNLPAGQWLVWGGQYENLVAAKERLTIVVPICFLLILLLLFATFKSFKYSLLVFAAVPLGLTGGVIALWVRGMPFSISAAVGFIALSGVAVLNGLVMIIFINQLREKGEKLEDAIIHGSITRLRPVLMTALVASLGFVPMALARGTGSEVQRPLATVVIGGLISSTLLTLVVLPALYRIFTGKSNDGLPGPRPEVWEKDEPTPALAGLGAADSIHATSGTSRTGEDVAPPSSSSTAKSVPPPAPTAPPPSPPKAETKSDPKP from the coding sequence ATGCTTGAATCCCTGCTCCACTTCTCAATCAAGAACCGCTGGCTCGTCGTGATCCTGACGGCGGTGGTCGCCGCCGTCGGCTTCTTCCAACTCCAGAAACTCCCGATCGACGCTGTCCCGGACATCACCAACAACCAGGTGCAGATCAACGCCGTCGCGGCGAGCCTGTCGCCCTTTGAGGTCGAGCAGCAAGTGACGTTCCCGATGGAGAACGCGCTCGCTGGCATTCCCGGTTTGCAATATACACGATCGCTGTCGCGCAACGGGTTCTCACAGGTGACGGCGGTCTTTGACGACGGTGTGGACATCTACTTCGCGCGCCAGCAAGTTGGCGAGCGGCTCCGCGAAGCGGGCGGGAGCCTGCCGCCGGGCGTCGAGACGCTCATGGGCCCCATCGCCACCGGGCTGGGCGAGGTCTACATGTACACCGTCGAGTACGAGCACCCGCATGGGAAGGGTGCCAAGATCGAGGACGGCAAGGTCGGGTGGCAGTCCGATGGCTCGTACCTTTCGCCCGAGGGGCGGCGGCTCAAGTCCGAAGTTGAACTCGCGTCGTATCTGCGCGAGGTTCAGGACTGGATCATCCGCCCGCAACTCAAGGGCGTGAAGGATGTGGCGGGCGTGGACGCCATCGGCGGCTTCGTCAAGCAGTACCACGTCCAGCCCGATCCGATGAAACTCGTCTCCTACGGATTGACGTTCCACAACGTGATCGAGGCGTTGGAGAAGAACAACGTCTCCACCGGCGCCGGCTATGTCGAGCACAAGGGGGAGAGTTACCTCGTTCGCGCCACCGGACGCATCCAATCCATCGAGGAGATCGAGAGCATCGTCCTCGGGACGCGCAACGGCGTACCCGTGTATGTCCGCGATGTGGTTAGGCCGGGGGGTGTGGGGCTAGGGCGGGAACTCCGCACCGGCTCGGCCAGCGAGAACGGCGAGGACGTGGTTGTGGGCACGGCCATCATGCTCATCGGGGCCAACAGCCGGACCGTCTCGGCGGCGGTGGACGCGAAGATGGCCACGATCCAGCGCTCGCTTCCCGAAGGGATCAAGGCCAAGACGGTCCTGAACCGGACCAAACTGGTGGACGCGACCATTTCGACGGTGAAAAAGAACCTCCTGGAGGGCGCGATCCTGGTGATCGTGGTCCTGCTGCTGATGCTCGGCAACTGGCGGGCGGCGATCATCTGCGGACTGGCGATCCCACTGTCGATGCTGATGACCGCAACGGGCATGGTGCAGACGCGCGTGAGCGGTAACCTTATGTCCCTGGGCGCGATCGACTTCGGCCTGATCGTGGACGGCGCGGTCATCATTGTCGAGAACTGCCTGCGGCGACTGGCGGAGGAGCAGCACCACAAGGGCAGGCTCCTCACGCTCCAGGAGCGTCTGCACATCGTCTTTGACGCGAGCAAGGAGGTCCGCAAGGCCACGGCTTTCGGCGAGGCGATCATCATCACGGTCTACTTCCCCATCCTCGCCCTCTCGGGCGTCGAGGGCAAGATGTTCCACCCGATGGCCATCACGGTCATCCTCGCCCTCATCGCGGCCTTCATCCTCTCCCTGACCTTCATTCCCGCGATGGTGGCCCTGTGCATCACCGGGAAGGTCACGGAGAAGGACATGTTCCTGGTGCGGTGGGCCAAGGTGATCTACGAGCCGGTGGTCCGCTGGGCGGTGAAACTCCGCTACGCGGTGGTCGTGACTGCGGTGGTGCTGTTCGTCGGCTCTCTGGCGTTGTTCACGCGGCTGGGACAAGAGTTCGTCCCCACGCTTGACGAGAAAGACATCGCGATGCACGCCATGCGCATCGCCTCCACCGGGATCACGCAATCCCAGAAGATGCAGTACGACGTGGAGAAGACCGTCTCCTCGTTCCCCGAGGTCGCGTTCGTCTATTCCAAGACCGGCACGGCCGAACTGGCCAGCGACCCCATGCCCCCCAACGTGTCGGACACCTTCATCATCTTCAAGGACAAGAGCCAGTGGCGGAGCGAGGCCGAACTCGACAAACTCATCGCCCAGAAGACCGAGGAGATGGAGAAGATGGGCTCGCACGGCGACGCCCACGCCGGCCATGACGACCACGGTGCTGGTGGAGCGGAAGGAGGCGAAGAGGATGCGCACGCCCACGGACCGCCGCCCGAAGGCCACAAGGGCAAGGTGCAACGTCTGCTCGAACTCACGCTCCAGACCGTCCCCGGCAACAACTACGAGTTCACCCAGCCCATCCAGATGCGCTTCAACGAACTCATCTCGGGCGTGCGCGGCGATGTGGCCGTCAAGGTCTACGGCGACGACTTCGCGTCGATGCAGAAGACCGCCGCGAGCGTGCTCGCAACGCTCCAGAGCGTGCCCGGCGCGGCCGATGCCAAGGTCGAGCAGACCGAGGGATTGCCCGTCATGACCGTTGAGCCCGATCGCGCGGCCCTGGCCCGCTACGGCCTCAACGTTTCGGACGTGCAGGAGGTTGTGGCGGTCGCGATGGGTGGCCGCGAAGCGGGGCTGGTCTTCGAGGGAGACCGCCGCTTTGACTTGGTGGTGCGCCTTCCAGACGACCTGCGCGGCAAGATCGACATGCTTGATCGACTCCCGATCCCGCTGCCGCGCGGCGAGGGCGAGCCCAAGCAGGCCGTGCAACTGGCCAGCATCGACGGGGGCACCGGTCTGCTGCAAGGGCAGGAGGAGATGGGCTTCGTGCCGCTGGGCGTGGTGGCAAAGGTCGAGATCGCCGAGGGCGTCAACCAGATCAGCCGCGAGAACGGCAAGCGGCGCATCGTCGTGCAGTGCAACGTGCGAGGGAGGGACCTGGGTTCCTTCGTCAACGAGGCACAGGTCAAGATGGCGCAGGTCAACCTCCCCGCCGGGCAATGGTTGGTGTGGGGCGGGCAGTACGAGAATCTCGTGGCGGCCAAGGAACGCCTCACGATCGTCGTGCCGATCTGTTTCCTGCTGATCCTGCTCCTGCTCTTTGCCACATTCAAGAGTTTCAAGTACTCACTGCTCGTCTTTGCGGCGGTGCCCCTGGGTCTCACCGGCGGCGTGATCGCTCTGTGGGTCCGTGGCATGCCGTTCTCCATTTCGGCGGCGGTGGGCTTCATCGCGCTGTCGGGTGTCGCCGTCTTGAACGGCCTCGTCATGATCATCTTCATCAACCAGCTGCGCGAGAAGGGCGAGAAGCTGGAAGATGCGATCATCCACGGCTCGATCACGCGACTGCGTCCTGTCCTGATGACCGCGCTGGTGGCCTCCCTTGGCTTCGTACCCATGGCGCTGGCGCGAGGCACCGGTTCGGAGGTGCAGCGGCCCCTCGCCACCGTCGTTATCGGCGGCCTGATCTCCAGTACGCTCTTGACGCTGGTTGTTCTCCCGGCCCTCTATCGCATCTTTACCGGCAAGAGCAATGACGGCTTGCCCGGACCCAGGCCCGAAGTGTGGGAGAAGGATGAACCCACGCCCGCGCTCGCCGGTCTTGGTGCGGCCGACTCGATCCACGCGACATCGGGCACGAGCCGCACGGGCGAGGACGTCGCCCCGCCGTCCTCTTCGTCAACAGCTAAGTCCGTCCCACCACCCGCACCAACCGCTCCGCCCCCGTCCCCGCCAAAGGCCGAGACCAAGTCCGATCCCAAGCCGTGA
- a CDS encoding ABC transporter permease, with product MIAPKFMPVVFKQLWRHRVRSVLTLSGVAIAMFLFIAVQTLQEGVRQSTQAAAGDTTLVVYRENRFCPAASRLPQFYVDRIEKIPGVVSAVPVKIVVNNCRASLDVITFRGVPREDLAGPQGWASKWQLISGSVAEWERRSDSALVGETLAARRGFQVGQSFDASGITVTVAGIIRSPEAQDQNVAYVHLDFLQQAAGKGGGLGSVTQFTVRVDDPAKMEAVAEAIDAEFRTEADPTMTSPEKAFVAQAGADIVEIVKFTQWLGWGCLAAVLALVANAIVLSVQDRIKEHAVLQTLGFRSGLIARLIVSEGMLIGVLGGALGTGIALSVVHFGNFSLSQEGLSIGVSASWSVLAWGLLISAGVGIVAGLVPAWRAGRREIASCFRAV from the coding sequence ATGATCGCTCCCAAGTTCATGCCCGTCGTCTTCAAGCAACTCTGGCGGCACCGCGTCCGCAGCGTGCTCACGCTCTCGGGCGTCGCCATCGCCATGTTCCTGTTCATCGCGGTGCAGACGCTGCAAGAGGGCGTGCGCCAATCCACGCAAGCCGCCGCGGGGGACACGACACTCGTGGTCTACCGCGAGAACCGCTTCTGCCCCGCCGCCAGCCGGCTGCCGCAGTTCTATGTGGACCGGATCGAGAAGATCCCCGGCGTAGTCTCGGCGGTGCCGGTCAAGATCGTGGTCAACAACTGCCGGGCCTCGCTGGACGTCATCACGTTCCGGGGCGTACCCCGCGAGGACCTCGCGGGTCCCCAAGGCTGGGCCAGCAAGTGGCAACTCATCTCTGGTTCTGTGGCCGAGTGGGAGAGGCGCTCGGACTCGGCCCTGGTCGGCGAGACGCTCGCCGCGCGGCGCGGCTTCCAGGTCGGCCAGTCCTTCGACGCCTCGGGCATCACCGTCACAGTCGCGGGGATCATCCGCTCCCCCGAAGCGCAGGACCAGAACGTCGCCTACGTCCACCTCGACTTCCTTCAGCAGGCCGCGGGCAAGGGCGGCGGGCTGGGGAGCGTCACGCAGTTCACCGTCCGCGTCGATGATCCGGCGAAGATGGAGGCCGTGGCGGAGGCCATCGATGCCGAGTTCCGCACCGAGGCCGACCCGACGATGACCAGTCCCGAGAAGGCCTTCGTGGCGCAGGCCGGGGCTGACATCGTGGAGATCGTGAAGTTCACGCAGTGGCTGGGCTGGGGTTGCCTGGCGGCGGTGCTGGCGCTTGTCGCCAACGCCATCGTGCTGAGCGTGCAGGATCGAATCAAGGAGCACGCCGTCTTGCAAACCTTGGGGTTCCGCTCCGGCCTCATCGCCCGCCTGATCGTGAGCGAAGGGATGCTCATCGGCGTGCTGGGGGGCGCGCTCGGCACGGGCATCGCTCTCTCCGTCGTTCACTTCGGCAACTTCAGTCTGTCGCAGGAAGGACTCTCGATCGGCGTGAGCGCCTCGTGGTCGGTCCTGGCCTGGGGCCTGCTCATCTCGGCAGGCGTCGGAATCGTGGCGGGCCTGGTGCCCGCGTGGCGGGCGGGCCGCCGAGAGATCGCATCGTGCTTCAGGGCCGTTTGA
- a CDS encoding ABC transporter ATP-binding protein encodes MTTNHAHARTTPQGPPLIQCRRLTKTYKKGDNTITPLQELDLDVPAGDFLALMGPSGSGKTTLLNLIAGIDRPSGGQLIIGGTDISTLSRSKLADWRSVNVGYVFQLYNLVPVLTAYENVELPLLLHSMSAKDRHEKVQTAMQLVGIADRHDHYPRQLSGGQEQRVAIARAIVTDPTIIVGDEPTGDLDQESAQAIMDLMVRLCEDLGKTLIIVTHDAKSAAYAKRTLHLEKGRLVEAELLATRHAPLVPQEA; translated from the coding sequence ATGACTACGAACCACGCTCACGCACGAACAACTCCTCAAGGCCCTCCGCTGATCCAGTGCCGCAGGCTCACCAAGACGTACAAGAAGGGCGACAACACCATCACGCCCTTGCAGGAGCTCGACCTCGACGTGCCCGCGGGCGACTTCCTCGCCCTCATGGGCCCCTCGGGTAGCGGCAAGACCACGCTCCTCAACCTCATCGCGGGGATCGACCGGCCCAGCGGCGGGCAACTCATCATCGGCGGCACGGACATCTCCACGCTGTCCAGGTCCAAGCTCGCCGACTGGCGGAGCGTGAACGTCGGCTACGTCTTCCAGCTCTACAACCTCGTGCCCGTGCTCACAGCCTACGAGAACGTCGAACTTCCGCTTCTGCTTCACAGCATGTCCGCCAAGGACCGCCACGAGAAGGTGCAGACCGCCATGCAGCTCGTCGGGATCGCCGACCGGCACGACCACTACCCGCGTCAACTCTCGGGCGGCCAGGAGCAGCGAGTCGCCATCGCCCGCGCCATCGTGACCGACCCCACCATCATCGTCGGCGACGAGCCCACCGGTGACCTCGACCAAGAGTCGGCGCAGGCGATCATGGACCTCATGGTCCGGCTCTGCGAGGACCTGGGCAAGACCCTCATCATCGTGACCCACGATGCCAAGAGCGCGGCCTATGCCAAGCGGACGCTGCACTTGGAGAAAGGCCGCCTGGTCGAGGCCGAACTCCTCGCCACGCGCCACGCGCCACTCGTTCCCCAGGAGGCCTGA